From the genome of Trypanosoma brucei brucei TREU927 chromosome 11 chr11_scaffold01 genomic scaffold, whole genome shotgun sequence:
aaacaaaaaacacacactaGCGGGGGACGCATacaggtatatatatatatatatattacgcGCGCACAGAATTGgaaagtctttttttttccgtaaTCCTCCTGCGAGCAGGTAGCGGAGACACATAAACGAAGAAGGGGTAATTACAGTAAACGGCTCTAGGAACATACCCCACCCCTGGAACGCACGTAGAACGAGCATTAGAAATCGAAGTTCAAGGACTGCCGAGGAGAAGCACTACATTACGAAAACGCTGTACTGCGCGATcttgttttagtttttttggCCTGTAGCCTCTGTGGTAGCGAAAATCGAcgatacaaaaaaagaataaaagaagcaacagagTGGATTGCCTGCCAGTAGGTTGAGTAAAAGAAGGGACGGGGCACAGTCATGTTCAATGTCTCACCAGCGAGTCGTGACCGCGTGCGTTCTGAGAGTCAGCGCACCCCGCGCCCCCGCAGCTCACTCTCCATGCCACGTGAATTGTCCTACACACCCGCCATATCTTCCATTCCTTCGAGCCTGCACACACCGTTTATTCAAAAGTGCTACGTTCAGGGGGACAATTCCACTGAGggtcagcagcagcagcagcagcaaccgccTGATCACATGACTGTCGTATTTGAAAGTGATAACATGCAACTGACAACAACAAGTTTGCTCGGGAAAGGTGGGTTTGGTCGAGTGTACGTGGCCCAGTCAAGTGGCGGGGAGTTGTGCGCCTTGAAAGTATCGTCGAAACAAATGACGGATGGTGACTGGGAGCGGTTGCGCAAAGAGGTGGCGCTTATGAGTCACTTCTCGCAGCACCCCAACGTGGTGAAGCTAATTGCTGCCGGTCGAGATAGGAATTTTGCGTATGTGGCGATGGAGTGCTGTGCGAGTCGGTCGCTGCATGACATTATTAACAAACATGGTCTCGAAGTGCCAGAAATTTTGTGGGTCGGCTATGCACTCATTGATACAATCGCTTTTCTGCACGCCAAGGGTTGCATACACCGGGACCTAAAGCCACAGAACCTTTTGTTTGACTTCGATGGAAACCTGAAGATAAGTGATTTTGGACTTTCAAGCAACGTTACCGAATCTGAACCACGGAAGACGGTTGCCGGGACGGCAATGTATATGGCACCCGAAATTGCTGGCGCAGTGTATAAACGCATGACCAACGATAACAGCTCTAGTTCACTGCGCTACGGTCAGGAGGTTGACACATGGAGCATTGGTGTGGTGTTGTACGTCATGTTGACGCGCATGAACCCGTACGCGCAGGCGCTTGAAAATGAAGGTGCACACGAGATGAACAAGACGCAGAAGACACTCACCTTATTTAGTGCGGTTGCGGGGGCCGCTTGGCACTGGCCGGCGGGTTGGAGAGGCGACAAGGAACTAAGTGATGTTGTCAATCAAATACTGCATCGCAATCCAGCTCAGCGAGCCACGCTACAAGATATACTGCAGCACCCTGTTTGGGACCGACGGCCGCTTTCGTGTCCGCTCACGCTGCTGCAAAAACTGAATTTAGTCGAGCGACGACCGTTTACCCGAACCGGAGCGGTAGGCCGCTCATGCAGCCGTGCTCCTGAAGGTATGCAGCCCCAATATGCCACCAAAACGGCAGAAGTTGTGCTCCTAGAGGGGCTAAACCAAGTGATTCAAGTCGAAGAGAGCACTCGTACTCAACTCGTCCTTGAAAGCAATGAGGTGATAAATCTCATATTCGGAACCCTGAAGCTGCATGCCTCAGAGGCTAACGGAAGGCGGTTTATTGTGATAGATGAGAAAGGTTGCCGCAAGAACATCGAAGACATGTTGCTGACCACTCGCCCGGTGCGTTGTCGCAGCCATGAGTTAGTGTCGACAGCGGTGTGTGCAAAACAGCCCAAACGTGGAACAAGGGTCGGTTCCTCATTAAGGCCGCAAAGGGAATCCAGTGTTTTGTTGGCGGGTCCATTAGCTTTCGGCCAGACTCAAGATGCTGGAGAGATTGTCCGCGCAGCGTCTGACAGGTACGCTGTGGTGTTCAGTGGACGTGAAACCTCCACACGGTGGTCTCTCCGCAATGTCATCTCACTCCCTCGAGAACTTAACGCTGCAATTGAGGAGGTTACGTGCATTAACAAACACCAAATGAAGAAACTTATCAAAATACCCCTGGGTTATGTCGGGTTTGATTGCAACGTATGCGACAGTGCGATTGATGATATTAGTATCGAGAAACCAGTTTTTCGATGTCATAAGTGCGACTACGACCTCTGCATGAATTGTGCTTacgaggggaaaataaaggacgttaactttgtttgtgtttcatgCATGAAAAAGTTTGCGTCCTCTTCAAAGCTCGAAGCACATTCAGCTAAGTGCCGTGGCCCAAGCATGAGCCCCTCGGCACGCTGCTCTTCCCGTCGAAACACGATGCTTTGGGAGCAATTGGAAAACGAGGGCGGAAGTCTGCTGGATATCCGGTTGCCTACCGAAACTAAACCGCGACGTAGTGCCCGTACATCTTGCCGTACCTCCGGTGGTCGAGAGTCGTCGGGTGGTCGCATTAGTATTGGTGACAGCTATGTACCAGGACCGGAGGACTTAGGCACAATGGTAGTAGCGCACCGTGACGCCAATTTCCCTGAAATGCCAAAATTCTCCACTCAGAGCGATAGCAAGGCAAGCTCCCCTTTCGGTGAGAAGGAGGGCGCTGATAAAAATTATAGGCAGAGTTTCTCCTTTGAACTTCCCCCTCAGGTTCGGCTCTCTAAACATCGTAGGGATAAGGGAGCGGAACCACGGAGTTCGGAAGAATTGCGCGAGATTGTAGATGAGCTTACGCCAACACCTAAAAGGGTGCGTACAGAAGCACGGCAGAATTCTTGTGAGCCATATGCTCCCCAAGTGAATGACGCAGGCTTGGTTGTCGGCATTGCTGCGCGGTCTCGTGttgaaagggagggaagtcTGCGTGGGGAACAGCAATCCCGTAACGTCGTAGTAATCCGTGCAGACAACGCGGCGAAACCACAAGACCTGCGAAAGCAGTCTCAGGTTCCTCGAAGCGCTTCGTCAAGTCAACCTGGTAGTAGGATGGAGTCGCAAGCTATCGATACTCTCTCGAAGCCGGCCCCTAAGAATGTGGCAGTACGAG
Proteins encoded in this window:
- a CDS encoding protein kinase, putative codes for the protein MFNVSPASRDRVRSESQRTPRPRSSLSMPRELSYTPAISSIPSSLHTPFIQKCYVQGDNSTEGQQQQQQQPPDHMTVVFESDNMQLTTTSLLGKGGFGRVYVAQSSGGELCALKVSSKQMTDGDWERLRKEVALMSHFSQHPNVVKLIAAGRDRNFAYVAMECCASRSLHDIINKHGLEVPEILWVGYALIDTIAFLHAKGCIHRDLKPQNLLFDFDGNLKISDFGLSSNVTESEPRKTVAGTAMYMAPEIAGAVYKRMTNDNSSSSLRYGQEVDTWSIGVVLYVMLTRMNPYAQALENEGAHEMNKTQKTLTLFSAVAGAAWHWPAGWRGDKELSDVVNQILHRNPAQRATLQDILQHPVWDRRPLSCPLTLLQKLNLVERRPFTRTGAVGRSCSRAPEGMQPQYATKTAEVVLLEGLNQVIQVEESTRTQLVLESNEVINLIFGTLKLHASEANGRRFIVIDEKGCRKNIEDMLLTTRPVRCRSHELVSTAVCAKQPKRGTRVGSSLRPQRESSVLLAGPLAFGQTQDAGEIVRAASDRYAVVFSGRETSTRWSLRNVISLPRELNAAIEEVTCINKHQMKKLIKIPLGYVGFDCNVCDSAIDDISIEKPVFRCHKCDYDLCMNCAYEGKIKDVNFVCVSCMKKFASSSKLEAHSAKCRGPSMSPSARCSSRRNTMLWEQLENEGGSLLDIRLPTETKPRRSARTSCRTSGGRESSGGRISIGDSYVPGPEDLGTMVVAHRDANFPEMPKFSTQSDSKASSPFGEKEGADKNYRQSFSFELPPQVRLSKHRRDKGAEPRSSEELREIVDELTPTPKRVRTEARQNSCEPYAPQVNDAGLVVGIAARSRVEREGSLRGEQQSRNVVVIRADNAAKPQDLRKQSQVPRSASSSQPGSRMESQAIDTLSKPAPKNVAVREYRSASGQRDPLVPRTSLPSAQTGEIFGAPPLPRIVTSGRSSVPRSMSYTLPSAAGVARRQTSQPLVNLLGGVPVGAYGGGSFNPGERNASISNTNRTVGPGQGGTAYLALPRDKQNRDRFVDDFLSGAWVRVYSFIGSEVVVMYYSVQPGRYGALFPTEEGAATAVLDIHSKLVLYVPRMDKDTVTRTQCHPNVLSFFQDEIRILPATSAEKTLGGVLRGIMGFVSELTKCRGEGEKYAAAQSAYIHQREKGAVPAGTKFAYVRKAFPDPAGSFVLFRLSNLRSQVVFNNALLDIRWQSDKNHNVGQKYYVRPNGEAGPFTAEHSGILNHVNLVMRNVYRK